A part of Mycolicibacterium sp. TUM20985 genomic DNA contains:
- a CDS encoding DUF445 domain-containing protein has protein sequence MVHTTNSGERTSFAESIAGVDSAADAERRRGLRNMKLVALSFLLGATVVFLVSTWAQSQGAPGWVGYVRAAAEAGMVGALADWFAVTALFTHPLGIPIPHTAIIKRKKDQLGEGLGTFVRENFLSPEVVETKIRDADVAMRTGKWLADERNAERVATEASTVLRVLVEMLRDEDVQQVLDRMIVKRVAQPQWGPPVGRVLSSMLAEHRQEALLQLLADRAFEWSLGADEIIERVIERDSPTWTPKWVDGLVGDRIHRELMDFTDKVRRNPDHELRRSATKFLFEFAEDLQNDEATIARAEKVKDQIMARDEVAKAAETAWTTAKRIFMESVDDPTSTLRTRIADSVVNIGESLRDDASLRDKVDNWIVRAAQHLVTQYGMEITAVITETIERWDADEASRRIELHVGRDLQFIRINGTVVGALAGLVIYTVAQVLF, from the coding sequence GTGGTGCACACAACCAACTCCGGTGAGCGGACGAGCTTTGCCGAATCGATTGCCGGTGTGGACTCCGCTGCGGACGCCGAGCGTCGTCGCGGGCTACGCAACATGAAGCTCGTCGCACTGAGCTTCCTGCTCGGTGCGACGGTCGTCTTCCTGGTGTCCACGTGGGCGCAGAGCCAGGGCGCTCCGGGATGGGTCGGCTACGTGCGGGCGGCCGCCGAGGCGGGCATGGTCGGCGCGCTGGCCGACTGGTTCGCCGTCACGGCGCTGTTCACGCATCCGCTGGGCATCCCCATCCCGCACACCGCGATCATCAAGCGGAAGAAGGATCAGCTCGGCGAGGGCCTCGGCACGTTCGTGCGGGAGAACTTCCTGTCGCCGGAGGTCGTCGAGACCAAGATCCGCGACGCGGACGTGGCGATGCGCACGGGTAAGTGGCTCGCCGATGAGCGGAATGCCGAGCGGGTCGCAACCGAGGCCTCGACCGTGCTGCGGGTGCTGGTCGAGATGCTCCGCGACGAGGACGTCCAACAGGTTCTGGACCGGATGATCGTCAAGCGCGTGGCGCAACCGCAGTGGGGGCCACCCGTCGGCCGAGTGCTGTCGAGCATGCTCGCCGAGCACCGGCAGGAGGCACTGCTGCAGCTGCTGGCCGACCGGGCCTTCGAGTGGTCGTTAGGCGCCGACGAGATCATCGAGCGCGTGATCGAGCGGGACTCGCCGACGTGGACGCCGAAGTGGGTCGACGGCCTGGTCGGCGACCGTATCCACCGGGAGCTGATGGACTTCACCGACAAGGTGCGCCGCAATCCCGATCACGAACTGCGACGGTCGGCGACGAAGTTCCTGTTCGAGTTCGCCGAGGACCTCCAGAACGACGAGGCGACGATCGCCCGCGCCGAGAAGGTCAAGGACCAGATCATGGCTCGCGACGAGGTGGCCAAGGCTGCGGAGACGGCGTGGACCACCGCCAAGCGCATCTTCATGGAGTCGGTCGACGATCCGACCTCGACACTGCGCACCCGGATCGCCGACTCGGTGGTGAACATCGGCGAGTCGCTGCGGGACGATGCGAGCCTGCGCGACAAGGTCGACAACTGGATCGTCCGGGCCGCTCAACACCTCGTGACGCAGTATGGGATGGAGATCACAGCCGTCATCACCGAGACGATCGAGCGCTGGGACGCCGATGAGGCAAGCCGCCGGATCGAGCTCCACGTGGGCCGTGACCTGCAGTTCATCCGGATCAACGGCACTGTCGTGGGGGCGCTGGCCGGCCTGGTCATCTACACCGTCGCCCAGGTTCTCTTCTGA
- a CDS encoding TetR/AcrR family transcriptional regulator — protein MVQQTPEEPVKTDGRKRRWRQHKVDRRNELVDGTLDAIRRRGSNVSMDEIAAEIGVSKTVLYRYFVDKNDLTTAVMMRFAQTTLIPNMAAALTANLDGYDLTREIIRVYVATVAAEPEIYPFVMANSSASKSKAVADSEQIIARMLGVMLRRRMAVAGMDTRGAQPWAFMIVGGVQLATHSWMSHPRMTADELIDYLTMLSWNALRGIVEANGSLDTFNASPHPSPILPPRLVD, from the coding sequence GTGGTACAGCAAACTCCGGAGGAACCCGTCAAGACCGACGGGCGAAAAAGACGCTGGCGCCAGCACAAAGTCGATCGACGCAACGAGTTGGTCGACGGCACGCTGGACGCCATCCGCCGACGCGGCAGCAACGTCAGCATGGACGAAATCGCTGCGGAGATCGGCGTTTCCAAGACGGTGCTCTACCGCTACTTCGTCGACAAGAACGATCTCACCACCGCCGTGATGATGCGGTTCGCGCAGACCACCCTGATCCCCAACATGGCCGCCGCTTTGACCGCGAACCTCGACGGCTACGACCTGACCCGCGAGATCATCCGCGTGTACGTCGCCACCGTCGCCGCCGAGCCCGAGATCTATCCGTTCGTGATGGCGAACAGCTCGGCGAGCAAGAGCAAGGCGGTGGCGGATTCCGAACAGATCATCGCGCGCATGCTGGGCGTCATGCTCCGAAGGCGGATGGCCGTGGCGGGGATGGACACCCGCGGCGCCCAACCGTGGGCGTTCATGATCGTCGGCGGCGTGCAGTTGGCCACCCACTCGTGGATGTCGCATCCGCGGATGACCGCGGACGAGCTGATCGACTACCTCACGATGCTGTCGTGGAACGCATTGCGCGGCATCGTCGAGGCGAATGGGTCCCTCGACACCTTCAACGCTTCTCCACATCCGTCCCCGATCTTGCCGCCTCGGCTGGTTGACTGA
- a CDS encoding polyphosphate kinase 2 family protein: protein MADTPDLDLPSLWSHEPHAHLAFTAGDQIADVKTNATPGFSGSKSDAPDLQAERNARFAEVQEMLYASSRSGDTRRVLLVLQGMDTAGKGGIVKHVVGSGNPQGIRYASFGKPTDEELSHHYLWRIRNALPAAGQIGVFDRSHYEDVLIVRVHDLVPPEVWGARYDEINAFEKELVDDGMTIVKVAMFVSLDEQKKRLAARLDRPDKYWKYNPADIDERHLWPKYQEAYQALLDRTSTDYAPWHVIPCDRKWYSRLAITELLIEALKKHDLSWPPADFDVKAEKKRLKAV, encoded by the coding sequence ATGGCCGACACACCCGACCTGGATCTCCCGTCGCTCTGGTCCCACGAGCCGCATGCCCATCTCGCGTTCACGGCGGGCGACCAGATCGCCGACGTCAAGACGAACGCGACACCGGGATTCAGCGGATCCAAGTCCGACGCCCCCGACCTGCAGGCCGAGCGCAACGCGCGGTTCGCCGAAGTCCAGGAGATGCTCTATGCGAGCAGCCGGTCGGGCGATACCCGCAGGGTCCTGCTGGTGCTGCAGGGCATGGACACCGCCGGCAAGGGCGGCATCGTCAAACACGTTGTCGGATCGGGTAATCCACAGGGCATCCGCTATGCCAGTTTCGGCAAGCCCACCGACGAGGAACTGTCCCACCACTACCTCTGGCGGATTCGCAACGCGCTCCCGGCCGCAGGGCAGATCGGCGTCTTCGACCGGTCGCACTATGAGGACGTCCTGATCGTCCGGGTGCACGACCTGGTGCCCCCAGAGGTGTGGGGGGCGCGCTACGACGAGATCAACGCGTTCGAGAAGGAACTCGTCGACGACGGGATGACGATCGTCAAGGTCGCCATGTTCGTCTCGCTCGACGAGCAGAAGAAGCGGCTGGCTGCCCGGCTCGACCGGCCCGACAAGTACTGGAAGTACAACCCCGCCGACATCGACGAACGCCATCTGTGGCCCAAGTATCAAGAGGCGTATCAGGCCCTGCTCGACCGGACCTCGACCGACTACGCGCCCTGGCACGTCATTCCGTGCGATCGCAAGTGGTATTCGCGGCTGGCGATCACCGAGCTACTCATCGAGGCCCTCAAGAAGCACGATTTGTCTTGGCCCCCAGCTGATTTCGACGTCAAGGCGGAGAAGAAGCGGCTGAAGGCCGTCTAA